A single window of Asticcacaulis sp. AND118 DNA harbors:
- a CDS encoding ribokinase, with protein MSASILVLGSINVDFFIRVDALPKPNETIMGHDTAVAMGGKGLNQAVAAAQSGVVTRMVGAVGNDNFGVMARDFLKKRGVNDESVLVLEGVGTGMANILVAPDGQNMIVVSSAANARLNPEHAEAAAALIAAAGALVVQLETPLDTLKAALEIAVANGVKTILNPAPVDRGVFDLLPLCDVVTPNETELAKLTGIDGQDDDSLILAMQTLRAHGTKTVITTLGANGCAGLIDGELVRLPAFPVEAVDAVGAGDVFNGALAARLVLGDDYVSAMRYASAASAISVTRRSADAAPTAEEVAVFLAARS; from the coding sequence GTGAGCGCCTCCATCCTCGTTCTCGGCTCGATCAATGTGGACTTCTTCATCCGGGTCGACGCCCTGCCCAAACCCAATGAAACCATCATGGGGCACGACACGGCGGTGGCGATGGGCGGCAAGGGGCTCAATCAGGCGGTCGCCGCTGCGCAGTCGGGCGTTGTCACCCGCATGGTCGGCGCGGTCGGCAACGACAATTTCGGCGTCATGGCCCGCGACTTCCTCAAAAAACGCGGCGTCAACGACGAGTCCGTCCTCGTCCTCGAAGGCGTCGGCACAGGTATGGCAAACATCCTGGTCGCGCCCGACGGTCAGAACATGATCGTCGTCTCTTCCGCCGCCAATGCCCGACTTAACCCCGAACATGCCGAAGCCGCCGCGGCCCTGATCGCCGCCGCAGGCGCGCTGGTGGTGCAGCTCGAAACGCCGCTCGACACGCTCAAGGCCGCGCTCGAAATCGCCGTGGCCAACGGCGTCAAGACCATCCTCAATCCCGCCCCGGTCGATCGCGGCGTGTTCGACCTCCTGCCCCTGTGCGACGTCGTCACCCCCAACGAAACCGAACTGGCCAAACTCACCGGCATAGACGGGCAGGACGACGACTCGCTCATCCTCGCCATGCAGACCCTGCGCGCCCACGGGACCAAAACCGTCATTACCACGCTCGGCGCCAATGGCTGCGCCGGACTGATCGACGGCGAACTGGTGCGTCTGCCCGCCTTCCCCGTCGAAGCCGTCGATGCCGTCGGCGCTGGCGATGTCTTCAACGGCGCGCTCGCCGCGCGTCTGGTCCTTGGCGACGACTATGTGTCGGCGATGCGCTACGCCTCGGCAGCGTCTGCAATTTCGGTAACGCGCAGGTCGGCCGATGCCGCGCCGACGGCGGAGGAAGTGGCCGTGTTTCTGGCGGCGCGTTCGTAA
- a CDS encoding methyl-accepting chemotaxis protein produces MSIFSTLRGRILSTVFLCISVAVLALAGIEFFNYRANQEAQIRRDLEWSLGVAADRFATANGGQVEAIDGVVRAVTAESIPVSEDHTLVDETGKINKGYVTLFAADPEKAGDFIRVSTNVVKPDGNRAVGTNLGKDSAAWPSLSKGEAYFGKAAILGEDYQTAYAPIRNGGGEVIGVVFVGVAKVSALTNALWGQALTMLGFALATLVATAAVLYPLLGRELGKIQTIASAARDVAQGQLDRDIPHAKGQDEIALIARAVTDLREAAREREAMRRQQAEEATAALARRDAGQQDVERFLEQVRGLFETLQGDIRTFTGLSHTLREAGAHTERATAQAADTSAQASGSVADMAEATTQLAATIEEVTASVQSASDVIRKAGQEGEQASQKVGQLVEAAERIDDVVRLIQSIASQTNLLALNATIEAARAGEAGKGFAVVATEVKSLANQTAKATEDIVSQISAIQTATRETVDAIRTISDVLIEVENLSAGIYGAVHEQSTAASAISTGASTASRNAETTQQAVRDAAQQVAHSREANQRLDETAQRVTDALQSLSSAVESFVSRRAA; encoded by the coding sequence ATGTCGATTTTTTCCACACTTCGCGGTCGTATCCTGTCGACCGTCTTCCTGTGCATCAGCGTCGCCGTGCTGGCCTTGGCCGGGATCGAATTTTTCAACTATCGCGCCAATCAGGAAGCCCAGATAAGGCGCGACCTCGAATGGTCGCTTGGCGTGGCGGCGGATCGCTTCGCCACGGCCAACGGGGGGCAGGTCGAAGCTATCGACGGCGTGGTGCGCGCGGTGACCGCCGAAAGTATCCCGGTGTCGGAGGATCATACGCTGGTCGACGAGACCGGCAAGATCAACAAGGGTTATGTGACGCTGTTTGCCGCCGACCCCGAAAAGGCCGGCGACTTCATCCGCGTGTCCACCAATGTCGTCAAGCCGGATGGCAATCGTGCCGTCGGCACTAACCTGGGCAAGGACAGCGCCGCCTGGCCGTCGCTCAGCAAGGGTGAAGCCTATTTCGGCAAGGCCGCCATTCTTGGTGAGGACTACCAAACAGCCTACGCGCCCATTCGCAATGGCGGCGGCGAAGTAATCGGCGTCGTCTTCGTCGGCGTAGCGAAGGTGTCGGCGCTGACCAACGCCCTGTGGGGGCAGGCGCTGACCATGCTGGGCTTTGCGCTCGCCACGCTGGTCGCCACGGCGGCCGTGCTCTATCCGCTGCTGGGCCGCGAACTGGGCAAAATCCAGACCATCGCCTCCGCCGCGCGCGACGTAGCGCAGGGCCAACTCGACCGCGACATTCCGCACGCCAAGGGTCAGGACGAGATCGCCCTGATCGCGCGCGCCGTCACCGATCTGCGTGAGGCCGCCCGCGAACGCGAAGCCATGCGCCGACAACAGGCCGAAGAGGCCACCGCCGCCCTGGCGCGCCGCGACGCCGGGCAGCAGGACGTCGAACGCTTTCTGGAGCAGGTGCGCGGTCTGTTCGAGACGCTGCAAGGCGATATTCGCACCTTCACGGGCCTCAGCCATACCTTGCGCGAGGCGGGCGCCCATACCGAACGCGCCACAGCGCAGGCGGCGGACACCAGCGCGCAGGCCTCGGGTTCCGTGGCCGACATGGCCGAAGCCACGACGCAACTGGCGGCGACCATCGAAGAAGTCACCGCCTCGGTGCAGAGCGCGTCCGACGTCATCCGCAAGGCCGGGCAGGAGGGTGAACAGGCCTCTCAGAAGGTCGGGCAACTGGTTGAAGCCGCCGAACGGATCGACGACGTGGTGCGCCTGATCCAGAGCATCGCCTCGCAGACCAATCTGCTGGCGCTCAACGCCACCATCGAAGCGGCGCGCGCGGGCGAGGCGGGCAAGGGCTTTGCCGTCGTCGCCACCGAAGTCAAATCGCTGGCCAACCAGACGGCCAAGGCGACGGAAGATATTGTCAGCCAGATATCGGCCATTCAGACGGCGACCCGCGAAACCGTCGACGCCATCCGCACCATCAGCGACGTGCTGATCGAGGTCGAGAACCTGTCGGCGGGCATCTACGGCGCGGTGCACGAACAAAGCACGGCGGCTTCGGCCATCTCCACCGGCGCCAGCACGGCGTCGCGCAATGCCGAAACCACGCAGCAGGCGGTGCGCGACGCGGCGCAGCAAGTCGCCCATTCGCGCGAAGCCAACCAGCGCCTCGATGAGACGGCTCAACGGGTGACCGATGCCCTGCAAAGCCTGTCCTCGGCGGTGGAAAGCTTCGTCAGCCGTCGCGCGGCGTAA
- a CDS encoding Gfo/Idh/MocA family protein: MTVLRAGVAGAGVFGGYHANKYKEAEAAGRVRFVGIYDLDTARAEAAAEKLGVKAFSGDQFEAFLAELDVITVAVPAFAHAQVALKALGSGVHTYVEKPLAVAVEDGEAMVAKAAEKGVVLACGHQERAVFEAMGLYAVPERPLRLEAVRNGTVSTRNLDVSVVLDLMIHDLDLGLTLAAGEAGGMEVSARFRDAPDYVAVGADEVSAEVKFDDGFVATFAASRMAAERERTMRLVYPSGEVFIDLLNRKFENTTPFDLNPDFAQADIARDPLGTSVFRFLDTVAGLRDRPLATGEEALKALGLALAIDEAIADI, from the coding sequence ATGACCGTTCTACGCGCGGGGGTCGCCGGTGCCGGCGTTTTCGGGGGCTATCACGCCAACAAGTACAAGGAAGCTGAGGCTGCGGGGCGCGTGCGTTTCGTCGGCATCTACGACCTCGATACGGCGCGCGCCGAAGCGGCCGCCGAAAAGCTGGGCGTCAAGGCGTTCAGCGGCGATCAGTTCGAAGCCTTCCTTGCCGAACTGGACGTGATTACTGTCGCCGTGCCGGCCTTTGCCCACGCGCAGGTGGCGCTCAAGGCGCTGGGTTCGGGCGTGCACACCTATGTCGAAAAACCGCTGGCCGTCGCGGTCGAGGACGGCGAAGCCATGGTGGCGAAGGCGGCTGAAAAGGGCGTGGTGCTGGCCTGCGGGCATCAGGAGCGTGCGGTGTTCGAGGCCATGGGGCTTTACGCCGTGCCGGAGCGTCCCTTACGTCTGGAGGCCGTGCGCAATGGCACGGTGTCGACGCGCAATCTCGATGTGTCCGTCGTGCTCGACCTGATGATCCACGACCTCGATCTGGGCCTGACCCTCGCCGCCGGCGAGGCCGGGGGCATGGAGGTCTCGGCGCGCTTCCGTGACGCGCCGGACTATGTGGCTGTGGGCGCGGATGAGGTATCGGCCGAAGTCAAGTTCGACGACGGCTTCGTGGCGACGTTTGCCGCGTCGCGCATGGCGGCCGAGCGTGAGCGCACCATGCGGCTGGTCTATCCGTCGGGTGAGGTCTTCATCGATCTGCTGAACCGCAAGTTCGAAAACACTACGCCGTTCGACCTGAACCCCGACTTTGCACAGGCCGATATTGCCCGCGACCCGCTGGGGACCAGTGTGTTTCGTTTCCTTGATACAGTGGCGGGTCTGCGCGACCGTCCGCTGGCGACGGGTGAAGAGGCGCTGAAGGCTCTCGGTCTGGCGCTGGCCATTGATGAGGCGATTGCCGATATTTGA
- a CDS encoding IS5 family transposase (programmed frameshift): MDEVFLLSEVQFNRIRRYFPLSHGVPRVDDLRVVSGIIYVIKHGLQWKDAPKGYGPHKTLYNRFMRWSRMGVFNRVFTALASQAGDPEQLIIDATHLKAHRTAASLPKKRGFPRLLGRTKGGLNSKLHAVTDPRGRPIRLLLTAGQVSDFKGAALLLDTLPKAKTLLGDRGYDANWFRNALKGKGINPCIPSKRNRKVQIEHDKILYKQRHKVENMFAKLKDWRRVHTRYDRCAHTFFSAILIAATVIFWL, translated from the exons ATGGATGAAGTGTTTTTGCTGTCTGAGGTGCAATTCAACCGGATACGCCGGTATTTTCCGTTGTCGCACGGCGTTCCTCGCGTGGATGATCTGCGCGTGGTCAGCGGGATTATTTACGTTATAAAACATGGTCTTCAGTGGAAGGATGCCCCCAAGGGCTATGGTCCGCACAAGACGCTTTATAACCGTTTCATGCGCTGGAGCCGGATGGGCGTTTTCAATAGGGTTTTCACCGCTCTGGCCTCGCAGGCTGGTGATCCGGAGCAACTGATTATCGACGCCACGCATCTCAAAGCCCACCGCACCGCAGCCAGTCTGC CTAAAAAAAGGGGATTTCCCCGCCTTCTCGGACGCACCAAAGGCGGCCTGAACTCCAAACTTCATGCGGTTACCGACCCGCGCGGCAGGCCTATCCGCCTGTTGCTGACCGCCGGACAGGTCAGCGACTTCAAGGGCGCAGCCTTGTTGTTGGATACACTGCCCAAAGCAAAAACTTTGCTGGGCGATCGGGGATATGACGCCAACTGGTTCCGTAACGCTCTGAAAGGTAAGGGAATAAATCCCTGCATCCCTTCAAAGCGTAATCGAAAAGTTCAGATCGAGCATGACAAAATACTCTATAAGCAACGCCATAAGGTCGAAAACATGTTCGCCAAACTCAAGGACTGGCGGCGCGTACACACTCGATACGACCGCTGTGCCCACACTTTCTTCTCTGCCATACTCATCGCCGCTACCGTCATCTTCTGGCTCTGA
- a CDS encoding YnfA family protein: protein MKTLLIYVLAALCEIGGCFSAYAVLRLHKSPLWLIPGLICLIAFAWLLTLPDTEAAGRTYAAYGAIYIAASIGWMWFVEKQKPDVWDGGGLLVCLIGASLILWGPRA from the coding sequence ATGAAGACCCTGCTTATCTATGTCCTCGCGGCATTGTGCGAAATCGGCGGCTGCTTCAGCGCCTACGCGGTGCTGAGACTGCATAAATCGCCGCTGTGGCTCATTCCCGGCCTGATCTGTCTGATCGCCTTTGCGTGGCTGCTGACCCTGCCCGACACCGAAGCCGCCGGACGCACCTATGCCGCCTATGGGGCCATCTATATCGCCGCCTCGATCGGGTGGATGTGGTTCGTGGAAAAGCAGAAACCCGATGTCTGGGACGGCGGCGGGCTTCTGGTCTGCCTGATCGGCGCCAGTCTTATTCTGTGGGGACCGCGCGCATAG
- a CDS encoding MATE family efflux transporter: MTVALENIKTYKSAFAELFHLSWPVVGSRLGFMLMGLMDTLVVGHYSAAELGYHSLAWAPTSIFLVTSIGLLVGIQVKTAHFVGGDEPHRIGPVFRRGMIYAVVLGIVAAVVLFLAGPGLLHLAVKPEMADGASGPLLVFALSMPFYMIAVAGSEFLEGLGRTRPGLVFTWAGNIINGALLFLLVPGIVTIPGIDSDGAMGAAISTLVARGGVMVAILIYVLTLPGIAKYGLLKTHAPDPQGAREQRQIGYAAGASYFIEVAAFAGMTLYAGRISEDAVAVWAIVLNFASIVFMVPMGLAIGCSVLVGRAYGAGDMPGLARMGRVSFTAAAAFMMSVCIVVLIGSQWIAAGYTSDETLRAGVQAALLLSCLFFVPDGVQVVTAQALRARQDVVIAPVLHYIAYGLVMLPMGYVLALHFAHGVPGLIYAAALASWVSAILLQARFMWLDRKALSTFRKV, translated from the coding sequence ATGACCGTCGCTCTGGAAAACATAAAGACTTACAAGTCCGCCTTCGCCGAACTGTTCCATCTGTCGTGGCCGGTCGTCGGGTCGCGTCTGGGCTTCATGCTGATGGGACTGATGGACACGCTGGTGGTCGGTCACTACAGCGCGGCGGAACTGGGCTATCATTCGCTGGCCTGGGCCCCGACCTCGATCTTCCTCGTCACCTCCATCGGGCTGCTGGTCGGGATTCAGGTCAAGACGGCGCACTTTGTCGGCGGCGACGAACCGCACCGCATCGGGCCGGTCTTCCGCCGGGGCATGATCTATGCCGTTGTGCTGGGCATCGTGGCGGCGGTCGTGCTGTTTCTTGCCGGGCCCGGCCTGCTGCATCTGGCCGTCAAGCCGGAGATGGCCGACGGTGCGTCCGGACCCCTGCTGGTCTTCGCCCTGTCCATGCCCTTTTACATGATCGCAGTGGCCGGATCGGAGTTCCTCGAAGGACTGGGCCGGACGCGTCCGGGGCTGGTCTTCACCTGGGCCGGCAATATCATCAATGGCGCGCTGTTGTTCCTGCTGGTGCCCGGGATCGTCACCATTCCCGGTATCGACAGCGACGGCGCGATGGGCGCGGCCATTTCGACGCTGGTGGCGCGCGGCGGCGTCATGGTCGCTATCCTGATCTATGTCCTGACCCTGCCGGGCATCGCCAAATATGGCCTGCTCAAAACGCATGCGCCGGATCCGCAAGGCGCGCGCGAACAGCGTCAGATCGGTTACGCCGCCGGCGCTTCGTACTTTATCGAGGTCGCAGCCTTTGCCGGCATGACCCTCTACGCCGGTCGCATTTCCGAAGACGCCGTGGCCGTCTGGGCCATCGTGCTCAACTTCGCCTCCATCGTCTTCATGGTGCCCATGGGGCTGGCCATCGGCTGTTCGGTTCTGGTGGGTCGCGCCTACGGGGCCGGCGACATGCCGGGGCTGGCGCGCATGGGCCGGGTCAGCTTCACCGCGGCGGCGGCCTTCATGATGAGTGTCTGCATCGTGGTGCTGATCGGCTCGCAATGGATCGCCGCGGGCTATACGTCCGACGAGACGTTGCGCGCCGGCGTGCAGGCGGCTTTGCTGCTGTCGTGCCTGTTCTTCGTGCCCGACGGTGTGCAGGTGGTGACGGCTCAGGCCCTGCGGGCGCGTCAGGACGTGGTGATCGCGCCGGTGCTGCACTATATCGCCTATGGGCTAGTTATGCTGCCGATGGGCTATGTCCTGGCCCTGCATTTCGCGCACGGCGTGCCGGGGCTGATCTATGCGGCGGCCCTGGCCAGTTGGGTGTCGGCCATATTGCTGCAGGCGCGCTTCATGTGGCTGGATAGGAAGGCACTAAGCACTTTCCGAAAAGTGTGA
- a CDS encoding DUF2608 domain-containing protein, which translates to MRSNRIAALFAGLTLLSAAPVFAAAEHPPLPADGFYTTPDLKTAADLARADHAAKKRVLFVVDIDDTILTMPQDLGSEAWLSERMAAIKAKTPEGQTPDYEPIFYEQALWYQVTNMQPTQADGPAVIAGLQDLGIPVYALTARDPNLRGQTERALSKAGYDLSKAPDCAKPLCARRGRLRDGEIRAAGAALKVSLADTAYREVTVQDGVMMVAGQDKGTMLRLLMGSLGKYDAVYFLDDSRRNIDNVARVAKSSKTPIYVYHYTGVLPKVEALHKDKARLSAADAVSDATRTVMCLQVQSDLCDYTHTGAEASK; encoded by the coding sequence ATGCGTTCCAATCGTATCGCCGCTCTGTTTGCCGGTTTGACCCTGCTGAGCGCCGCTCCCGTATTCGCCGCCGCCGAACATCCGCCCCTGCCGGCGGACGGCTTCTACACCACGCCGGACCTGAAGACCGCGGCCGATCTGGCGCGGGCCGATCATGCGGCGAAGAAGCGTGTGCTGTTCGTAGTCGATATCGACGACACCATCCTCACCATGCCGCAGGATCTGGGGTCGGAGGCCTGGCTGAGCGAGCGCATGGCGGCGATCAAGGCGAAGACGCCGGAGGGCCAGACGCCGGATTACGAGCCGATCTTCTACGAACAGGCCCTGTGGTATCAGGTAACGAACATGCAACCGACGCAAGCCGATGGCCCGGCGGTGATCGCGGGGCTTCAGGATCTGGGTATTCCGGTCTACGCCCTGACGGCGCGCGATCCGAACCTGCGCGGTCAGACCGAGCGCGCTCTGTCAAAGGCCGGTTACGACCTGTCGAAAGCGCCCGATTGCGCCAAGCCCCTGTGCGCGCGGCGCGGGCGTCTGCGCGACGGTGAAATCCGTGCGGCGGGTGCGGCGCTGAAGGTTTCGCTGGCTGACACGGCCTATCGCGAGGTGACGGTGCAGGACGGCGTGATGATGGTCGCCGGTCAGGACAAGGGCACCATGTTGCGGCTGCTGATGGGCAGCCTCGGCAAGTACGATGCCGTCTACTTCCTCGACGACAGCCGCCGCAATATCGACAATGTGGCGCGCGTGGCGAAGAGTTCGAAGACGCCGATCTATGTGTATCACTATACCGGTGTCCTGCCGAAGGTCGAGGCGCTGCACAAGGACAAGGCGCGTCTGAGCGCCGCCGACGCCGTGTCGGATGCGACGCGGACCGTCATGTGCCTTCAGGTGCAGTCTGACCTGTGCGACTATACCCATACCGGTGCGGAGGCGTCGAAATGA
- the rhaT gene encoding L-rhamnose/proton symporter RhaT, with product MTPNPLIGVFFHWLGGLASASFYVPYKKIKLWSWEIFWLTGGIFSWLIAPWIFAYFQTSDLFGVLGSAAPATWFWCVFWGVLWGFGGLTFGLTMRYLGLSLGMAVALGLTTVIGTLGIPIYNGTILALAQKLSGQVTLFGVLVVLGGIVLVARAGHSKSKEVTEVSDSLKEFNLTKGLMVAVFCGVMSACFAFGLDAGASVREASAAAGTGPLWVGLPVLCMVLLGGLTTNLVWSGYLILKNKSASEWVGKPKPGAENTGPIPLLTNYLLAALGGVLWYFQFFFYTMGESQMGEYGFSSWTLHMASIILFSTLWGFALKEWKGTSVKTRALVWGGITTLLMSTIIIGYGIKLAAEGL from the coding sequence ATGACTCCCAACCCGTTGATTGGCGTCTTTTTTCACTGGCTGGGCGGTCTCGCCTCGGCCTCCTTCTACGTGCCCTACAAGAAGATCAAACTGTGGTCGTGGGAGATATTCTGGCTGACCGGCGGTATCTTCTCGTGGCTGATCGCGCCGTGGATTTTTGCCTATTTTCAGACCTCCGATCTGTTCGGTGTGCTGGGCAGCGCTGCGCCCGCCACCTGGTTCTGGTGCGTCTTCTGGGGCGTGCTGTGGGGTTTCGGCGGCCTGACCTTCGGCCTGACCATGCGCTATCTGGGGCTCAGCCTCGGCATGGCCGTGGCGTTGGGCCTGACGACCGTCATCGGCACGCTGGGTATCCCGATCTATAATGGAACGATCCTTGCGCTGGCGCAGAAACTCAGCGGGCAGGTGACTCTGTTCGGCGTTCTGGTCGTGCTCGGAGGTATTGTATTGGTGGCGCGTGCGGGCCATTCCAAGAGTAAGGAAGTCACCGAGGTTTCAGACAGCCTGAAAGAGTTCAACCTGACCAAGGGCCTGATGGTGGCGGTTTTCTGCGGCGTCATGTCGGCGTGCTTCGCCTTTGGTTTGGATGCGGGCGCCTCGGTGCGCGAGGCCTCGGCGGCGGCCGGGACCGGGCCTTTGTGGGTCGGTTTACCGGTGCTGTGCATGGTGCTGTTGGGCGGCCTGACGACCAACCTCGTCTGGTCGGGATATCTCATTCTTAAGAATAAATCGGCTTCCGAATGGGTGGGCAAGCCCAAGCCGGGCGCTGAGAACACCGGTCCGATCCCGCTTCTCACCAACTATCTACTGGCGGCGCTGGGCGGCGTTCTGTGGTACTTCCAGTTCTTCTTCTACACCATGGGCGAAAGCCAGATGGGCGAGTACGGCTTCTCGTCGTGGACGCTGCACATGGCCTCGATCATCCTCTTTTCGACCCTGTGGGGGTTTGCGTTGAAAGAATGGAAGGGCACCTCGGTCAAGACCCGCGCGTTGGTTTGGGGCGGTATCACAACGCTGCTGATGTCCACCATCATCATCGGTTACGGCATCAAGCTGGCAGCCGAAGGCCTGTAA
- a CDS encoding nucleoside hydrolase yields MSKIKIIFDTDPGIDDAMALAFLGAHPQAELLALTTVFGNGGVDITTRNALYLTQRFGIDVPVYRGAHTPLVLPAPTPAPHVHGYDGLGDIGAVQGFEAAPQGVPAPQRIVELIREHPGEITLLAVGPLTNLALALDLDPQIAGLVKEVVIMGGAFGWGPRRGNVSPVAEANIINDPHAADQVFTAPWPIRAVGLDVTTQCILSTAAAEALGRTAGETGQFLFDISRGYEKLYTERDGFAGCALHDVAAAIAVFEPQLFGYARGTVRAVTDGIAIGQTILKEEGRNFPPGPWDDLPVQTVCREVDAAGVLGAYTAALSARYAGLKAAG; encoded by the coding sequence ATGAGCAAGATCAAGATTATCTTCGACACCGATCCGGGCATCGACGACGCCATGGCCCTGGCCTTTCTGGGGGCGCACCCTCAGGCGGAACTGCTGGCACTGACGACCGTGTTCGGCAATGGCGGTGTCGACATCACCACGCGCAACGCCCTCTATCTGACGCAGCGCTTCGGTATCGACGTGCCGGTCTATCGCGGGGCGCATACGCCGCTGGTCCTGCCCGCGCCGACGCCGGCGCCGCACGTTCATGGTTACGACGGCCTGGGCGATATCGGGGCCGTGCAAGGCTTCGAAGCCGCGCCGCAGGGCGTGCCCGCGCCGCAGCGCATCGTCGAACTGATCCGCGAACATCCGGGCGAGATCACCCTTTTGGCCGTCGGGCCGCTGACCAATCTGGCGCTGGCGCTCGACCTCGATCCGCAGATCGCCGGGCTGGTCAAGGAGGTGGTGATCATGGGCGGGGCCTTCGGCTGGGGCCCGCGCCGCGGCAATGTCTCTCCGGTCGCCGAGGCCAATATCATCAATGATCCGCACGCCGCGGATCAGGTTTTCACCGCGCCGTGGCCGATCCGCGCCGTGGGCCTCGACGTGACGACGCAGTGCATCCTGTCGACCGCCGCCGCCGAAGCGCTGGGGCGCACGGCGGGCGAGACGGGGCAGTTCCTGTTCGACATTTCGCGCGGCTACGAGAAGCTCTATACGGAACGCGACGGTTTTGCCGGCTGCGCCCTGCACGACGTGGCCGCCGCCATCGCCGTTTTCGAGCCGCAACTGTTCGGTTATGCGCGCGGTACGGTGCGCGCCGTGACCGACGGCATCGCCATCGGCCAGACGATCCTCAAGGAAGAGGGGCGCAACTTCCCGCCCGGCCCTTGGGACGATCTGCCTGTGCAGACCGTCTGCCGCGAAGTCGATGCCGCAGGTGTGCTGGGGGCCTATACGGCCGCCTTGTCGGCGCGTTACGCAGGGTTGAAGGCCGCCGGTTGA
- a CDS encoding cobalamin biosynthesis protein CbiG produces MARLFGAYVIVDWSAAEGKKTGESSVWIGVMKRDVRFRLSYEAHNPATRAEAVALLKTILADLHKRGDRVFVGFDFNLGFPRGTAAKLGLNGWAQMWDFVVKNVVDKADNTNNRFAVAAKINRLTTDDAYPFWGCPRNAAQKWLSTLKPASYGEFPEFRLTEEAARKLGKSSQSKSVLAKSVWQMHGAGVVGGQTLLGIPAVKALKDALEGRARLWPFETGFGALNAEALDGVDTVLAEIYPSLYPGAPEAGEVKDATQVRLTATALAELDDKDALATKFATPAGLSEEEVAIAREEEGWILGV; encoded by the coding sequence ATGGCGCGTCTTTTCGGAGCCTATGTGATCGTTGACTGGAGCGCCGCCGAGGGCAAGAAGACCGGCGAGTCCTCGGTGTGGATCGGCGTGATGAAGCGCGACGTGCGTTTCCGCCTGTCCTATGAGGCGCACAATCCGGCAACGCGCGCCGAAGCCGTGGCGCTGCTGAAGACCATTCTCGCCGACCTGCACAAGCGCGGCGACCGCGTCTTTGTCGGCTTCGATTTCAACCTCGGATTTCCGCGCGGCACGGCGGCGAAGCTGGGCCTTAACGGCTGGGCCCAGATGTGGGATTTCGTCGTCAAGAACGTGGTCGACAAGGCCGACAACACCAATAACCGTTTCGCCGTCGCCGCCAAGATCAACCGGCTGACGACCGACGACGCCTACCCCTTCTGGGGCTGCCCCAGGAACGCCGCGCAGAAGTGGCTGTCGACGCTGAAACCGGCCTCCTATGGCGAGTTTCCGGAGTTCCGCCTGACCGAAGAAGCCGCGCGCAAGCTGGGCAAGTCGTCACAGTCTAAAAGTGTTTTGGCGAAGAGCGTGTGGCAGATGCACGGTGCCGGCGTGGTCGGAGGCCAGACCCTGCTCGGCATCCCGGCGGTGAAGGCTTTGAAGGACGCACTGGAAGGCCGCGCGCGTCTCTGGCCATTCGAGACGGGCTTTGGCGCGCTGAACGCAGAGGCGCTGGACGGCGTCGATACGGTGCTCGCCGAGATCTATCCGTCGCTCTACCCCGGCGCGCCGGAGGCCGGCGAGGTCAAGGACGCCACCCAGGTACGTCTGACCGCAACGGCTCTGGCCGAACTGGACGACAAGGACGCTTTAGCCACAAAGTTCGCCACGCCGGCCGGTCTGAGCGAGGAAGAGGTGGCGATTGCGCGTGAGGAAGAAGGCTGGATTTTGGGAGTCTGA